The window GTCGCACTTGGACAGCAGGCCAGCGCGAGCAGCCCACGAAGCGTTGCCGCCGATGCGCGCGGCGATGTAGGCGGCCAGTTTGGAAACACGTTCGGCCTTGTCGTAGACGCTGCCGAGTTTTTCCTGGAACACCACGTTTTGCAGGCGCAGGTTGAAGTCTTCGAGTTTCTGCTTCTTGTCTTGCTTGAAGAAGAACTCGGCGTCGGTCAGGCGTGGGCGAACCACTTTCTCATTACCGGCGATGATTTGCTGCGGGTCTTTGCTTTCGATGTTGGCCACGGTAATGAAACGTGGCAGCAACTTGCCGTCGGCATCCAGCAGGCAGAAGTACTTCTGGTTGTCCTGCATGGTGGTGATGAGGGCTTCTTGCGGCACGTCGAGGAAGCGTTCCTCGAACGAGCACACCAGCGGCACTGGCCATTCGACCAGCGCAGTCACTTCGTCGAGCAGGGCCGGCGGCACGATCGCGGTGCCTTCCTGGCGGGTCGCCAGTTCTTCGGTGCGCTTGCTGATGATTTCGCGACGCTCGTTGGCATCGGCCAGTACATAAGCGGCACGCAGATCAGACAGGTAGCTCGACGGCGAACCGATGCGCACGTTTTCCGGATGATGGAAGCGGTGACCACGGGAATCGCGACCGGCCTTCTGGGCGAGGATGGTGCAGTCGACGACCTGGTCACCGAGCAGCATGACCAGCCACTGGGTCGGACGCACGAACTCTTCCTTGCGAGCGCCCCAACGCATGCGTTTCGGGATCGGCAGGTCGTTCAGCGAATCTTCGACGATGGTCGGCAGCAGGCTTGCGGTCGGCTTGCCGGCGATGCTTTGGCTGTAGCGCAGTTTCGGGCCGCTCTGATCGATTTCGCTCAGGTCGACGCCGCATTTCTTGGCAAAGCCCAGTGCCGCTTGGGTCGGGTTGCCTTCGGCATCGAATGCCGCCTGACGTGGCGGGCCATCGAGGTTGATGCTGCGATCCGGCTGCTGGGTGGCCAGCGAGGTGATCAGCACGGCCAGACGGCGCGGCGCGGCATACACGGTTTTGGTCTCGTAGTTCAGGCCGGCAGCTTGCAGGCCCTTGTCGATACCGGCGAGGAACGCCTCGGCCAGAGTATTCAGGGCCTTGGGTGGCAGTTCTTCAGTGCCCAGTTCAACCAGAAAATCCAGAGCACTCATTGTGCAGCCTCCAGCTTGGCCAGTACTTCGTCACGCAGGTCCGGGGTCGCCATCGGGAAGCCCAGCTTGGCGCGAGCCAGCAGGTAGGCTTGCGCAACGGAACGCGCGAGGGTGCGCACACGCAGGATGTATTGCTGACGCGCAGTCACGGAAATCGCCCGGCGCGCATCCAGCAGGTTGAAGGTGTGGGAGGCCTTCAACACCATTTCGTAGCTCGGCAACGGCAGCGGCTGGTCGAGTTCGATCAGGCGTTTGGCTTCGCTTTCATAGAAATCGAACAGCTCGAACAGCTTCTCGACGTTGGCGTGTTCGAAGTTGTAAGTGGACTGCTCCACTTCGTTCTGGTGGAACACGTCGCCGTAGGTCACTTTGCCGAACGGACCGTCAGCCCAGACCAGGTCGTAGACCGAGTCCACGCCTTGCAGGTACATGGCCAGACGCTCAAGACCGTAGGTGATCTCGCCGGTCACCGGGTAGCACTCGATGCCGCCCGCTTGCTGGAAGTAGGTGAACTGCGTCACTTCCATGCCGTTGAGCCAGACTTCCCAGCCCAGACCCCAGGCGCCGAGGGTCGGCGATTCCCAGTTGTCTTCGACGAAGCGGATGTCGTGGACCAGCGGGTCCAGGCCGACATGCTTGAGGGAGCCCAGGTACAGTTCCTGGAAGTTGTCCGGGTTTGGCTTGAGCACTACCTGGAATTGGTAGTAATGCTGCAGGCGGTTCGGGTTTTCGCCGTAGCGGCCGTCAGTTGGACGACGGCTTGGTTGCACGTAGGCGGCGTTCCAGGTTTCCGGGCCAATGGCGCGCAGGAATGTAGCAGTGTGGAAAGTGCCGGCGCCTACTTCCATATCGTAGGGCTGAAGTACCACACAACCTTGCTCGGCCCAGTATTGCTGGAGGGCGAGGATCAAGTCTTGGAAGGTACGCACGGCTGGCGTAGGCTGGCTCACGAAATTCACCTGTTTCTTGGGCTGCGATTTAAAGAGCGGGAGTATACCCGATTCATTGCTGCGCACGCCCCCTGGAGCCTTATGCCACGCTGCTTTTGGTGTTCCGAAGATCCGTTGTACATGGCTTATCACGATCAGGAGTGGGGCACGCCGCTACGCGATGCGCAGGGTTTGTTCGAGTTGCTTTTGCTCGAAGGGTTCCAGGCCGGCCTTTCCTGGATCACTGTGCTGCGCAAACGTGAGCATTATCGTCAGGTGATGTTTGGCTTCGACGTGCAGCGCGTGGCGCAGATGAGCGATGCGGAAATCGATGAATTGATGCTCGATCCGGGCATCATCCGCAACCGCCTCAAGCTCAACGCCGCCCGCCGCAACGCCCAGGCCTGGCTGGCGCTGGAGGACCCGGTGGCGTTTCTCTGGTCCTTCGTCGGCGGTACGCCCGTGATAAATCATTTCAAGGATCGCAGCGAAGTCCCGGCCGTCACGCCGACCGCCGTGGAGATGAGCAAAGGTTTGAAAGAGGCCGGCTTCACTTTCGTCGGCCCGACCATTTGCTACGCGCTGATGCAGGCTTCGGGCATGGTCATGGACCACACCCGGGATTGCGACCGCTACGCGCAGCTGGCGAACGGCGGTTAGAATGGCCGGTTCACGCACAGCACAAGATCAGGAGTGACCTGTGGATAAGTTTAAAGGCGCCTTGCTGGTAGGCGCTCTGCGGCTGTTTGCCCTGCTCCCGTGGCGAGCGGTGCAGGCCGTGGGCTCGGCGATTGGCTGGATGATGTGGAAATTCCCCAACCGTTCCCGCGACGTGGTGCGGATCAATCTGTCCAAATGCTTTCCGGACATGGACCCTGCCGAGCGCGAACGTCTGGTAGGCCAGAGTCTGAAGGACATTGGCAAGTCCCTGACCGAAAGCGCCTGCGCCTGGATCTGGCCGGCCCAGCGCTCCATCGATCTGGTGCGCGAAGTCGAAGGCCTCGATGTATTGAAAGACGCCCTCGCCTCCGGCAAAGGCGTGGTCGGCATCACCAGCCACCTGGGCAACTGGGAAGTGCTCAACCACTTCTATTGCAGCCAGTGCAAACCGATCATTTTCTACCGCCCGCCAAAATTGAAGGCGGTGGATGAGTTGCTGCAAAAGCAGCGGGTTCAGCTTGGCAACAAAGTGGCCGCGTCCACCAAGGAAGGCATCCTCAGCGTCATCAAGGAAGTGCGCAAAGGTGGTGCAGTGGGCATTCCCGCTGACCCGGAACCGGCCGAATCCGCCGGGATCTTCGTGCCGTTCTTCGCCACCCAAGCGCTGACCAGCAAGTTCGTGCCGAACATGCTCGCCGGCGGCAAAGCGGTCGGTGTGTTCCTGCATGCGCTGCGCCTGCCGGACGGTTCTGGCTACAAAGTGATCCTGGAAGCTGCACCCGAAGCCATGTACAGCACCGACACCGCCGAATCCTGTGCAGCCATGAGTAAAGTGGTCGAGCGCTATGTGCGGGCTTATCCGAGCCAGTACATGTGGAGCATGAAGCGCTTCAAGAAGCGTCCACCGGGTGAAGAACGCTGGTATTGAGTTGGTTGGCATGATCTGTGGATAACCTTGAATCGAGGTTATCCACAACCGTTCATTCAAGGGCGCAATAGATGTCCGAACATCGAAAATCATTTCGCATCAAGATTACGCATGAAAGCCTTGGCGAATGCCTGGGCCAGACGCGCAATCTTTCGACCACGGGTGTCTACGTCAAGCATCCGGCACTGTCTGCCTTGCCGAGAGGCGCGGTGGTCTACGGCCAGGTTCAAGACTTACCCACAGGCGCGCCGCGAGTGCGTATGGAAGTGGTGCAGGTGGATGCCGAGGGTATCGGTTTGCGTTATATCTGATCAGCGCGATCGAGCTTTTTCAGAAACACCGTCATTTCCTTCTCTGCCTGCTTGTCGCCATGGTTGCGGGCGGCTTCCAGACCTTGCTCCCAGGCCAGGCGCGCGGCTGCATGATCGGCCAGCGACAGATGGGCCTTGCCCAGTAGTTTCCAGGCCGCCGAATACTTCGGATCGATCTCGACGCAGCGCTGGAAATGCTCGGCAGCCTTGGCGTTTTCACCCAGATCCAGATAACCCTTGCCCAGGCCGAAGCGCAGCAATGAGTTATCCACACCCTTGGCGAGCATTTTTTCCAGGGATTCGATCATCAATTTTTCCTTCAAGTGATAGGGCAATCTCGAGATTGCTATCGCGGGCAAGCCTTGCTCCTACAGTTTCGAGTCGTTCGACGCTTGGGTGTACGACCCAGTCCTGTAGGAGCAAGGCTTGCCCGCGATGAGGCCCTTGGATCAGAAGAAGCTCAAGCCCACATGGAACAGCTTCTCTACATCGCGAATATGCTTTTTATCCACAAGGAACAAAATCACATGGTCGCCGGTTTCGATCACGGTGTCGTCGTGGGCGATGATCACTTCTTCGTCGCGAATGATCGCGCCAATGGTGGTGCCCGGCGGCAGGCCGATGTTCTCGATGGCCTTGCCGATGACCTTGCTGGATTTCGAATCGCCATGGGCAATGGCCTCGATGGCCTCTGCCGCGCCCCGGCGCAGTGAGTGCACGCTGACGATATCGCCACGGCGTACGTGGGCCAGCAAGGTGCCGATGGTCGCCAGTTGCGGGCTGATGGCGATGTCGATGTCGCCGCCCTGGATCAGATCGACGTAGGCTGGGTTGTTGATGATGGTCATCACCTTCTTCGCGCCAAGGCGCTTGGCCAGCAGCGACGACATGATGTTGGCTTCGTCATCGTTGGTCAGGGCCAGGAACAGATCGGCGTCGGCAATGTTCTCTTCCAGCAGCAGGTCGCGATCCGAGGCGCTGCCCTGCAACACCACGGTGCTGTCGAGGTGGTCCGAGAGATGGCGGCAACGTGCCGGGTTCATCTCGATGATCTTCACCTGGTAACGGCTTTCGATGGCCTCGGCCAGACGTTCACCGATCTGCCCGCCACCGGCAATGACGATGCGTTTGTAGGTCTCGTCGAGACGACGCATTTCACTCATCACCGCGCGAATGTTCGCTTTGGCGGCGATGAAAAATACTTCGTCGTCGGCCTCGATCACCGTATCGCCTTGCGGCAGGATCGGCCGGTCGCGACGGAAAATCGCAGCCACGCGGGTTTCGACGTTCGGCATGTGCTCGCGTAGCTGCCGCAGCTGCTGGCCCACCAACGGCCCGCCGTAATAAGCCCGCACCGCCACCAGTTGCGCCTTGCCTTCGGCGAAGTCAATCACCTGCAAGGCGCCCGGATGCTGGATCAGGCGCTTGATGTAGTTGGTCACCACTTGTTCCGGGCTGATCAGCACATCCACCGGAATCGCTTCGTTCTGGAACAGTTGCTCTTCGCGGGTCAGGTACGCGGCTTCGCGAACCCGGGCGATTTTGGTCGGGGTGTGGAACAAGGTGTGGGCGACCTGGCAGGCGACCATGTTGGTTTCGTCGCTGTTGGTCACGGCGACCAGCATGTCGGCGTCATCGGCCCCGGCCTGGCGCAGCACGGTCGGAAACGAACCGCGACCTTGTACGGTGCGGATATCCAGCCGATCACCGAGGTCGCGCAGGCGTTCGCCATCGGTGTCGACCACGGTGATGTCGTTTGCCTCGCTTGCCAAGTGTTCCGCCAGCGAACCGCCGACCTGCCCTGCGCCGAGGATGATGATTTTCATCCAGTCACTCCCTTAAACCGGTTAACCGCGCGCGGCGGCAATCTTGATCAGCTTGGCGTAGTAGAACCCGTCATGTCCGCCTTCCTGGGCCAGCAACTGGCGACCATGGGGCTGCTTGATGCCGGCCGCCGTGGCGAGGTCCAGTTCACGGGCGCCCGGCGTGCGGGCGAGGAACGCTTCGATGACTTCGGTGTTCTCGGTCGGCAATGTGGAGCACGTGGCGTAGAGCAGAATGCCGCCCACCTCGAGAGTTATCCACATGGCGTCCAGCAGTTCGCCTTGCAGAACCGCCAGTGCGGCGATGTCGTCGGGTTGGCGGGTCAACTTGATGTCCGGGTGGCGGCGAATCACGCCGGTGGCCGAGCATGGCGCGTCCAGCAGGATGCGCTGGAACGGTTTGCCATCCCACCATGCTTGGGTGTCGCGGCCGTCGGCGGCAATCAGTTCAGCGCTGAGCTTGAGGCGTTCGAGGTTTTCGCGAACCCGCACCAGACGTTTGGCTTCGAGGTCCACCGCCACGACGCCGGCCAGTCCAGGCTCGGCTTCGAGGATATGGCAAGTCTTGCCGCCCGGCGCACAGCAGGCGTCGAGCACCCGTTGGCCCGGTGCCAGATCGAGCAGATCGGCGGCCAGTTGCGCAGCTTCGTCCTGCACGCTGATCCAGCCTTCGGCGAAGCCTGGCAGGCTGCGTACGTCGGCGGCGGCTTCGAGGACGATGCCGTCGCGGCTGTACACGCACGGGGCGGCGGCGATGCCAGCGTCGGTCAGCAAGCCGAGATAAGCATCGCGGGTGTGATGGCGGCGATTGACCCGCAGGATCATCGGCGGGTGCGCATTGTTCGCCGCGCAAATCGCTTCCCACTGTTCAGGCCAGAAAGCTTTAAGGGATTTTTGCAGCCAACGCGGGTGGGCGGTGCGCACCACAGGATCGCGTTCCAGTTCGGCGAAAATCGTTTCGCTTTCGCGCTGAGCGTTACGCAGCACGGCGTTGAGCAGGGCTTTGGCCCAAGGCTTTTTCAGTTTGTCGGCGCAACCGACGGTTTCACCGATGGCGGCATGGGCCGGGACACGGGTGTAGAGCAATTGGTAGAGGCCGACCAGCAGTAGCGCCTCGACATCGGCGTCAGCAGCCTTGAATGGTTTCTGTAGCAGCTTCTCCGCCAGCGCCGACAAACGCGGCTGCCAGCGAGCGGTGCCGAACGCCAGATCCTGGGTGAAACCGCGATCACGGTCCTCGACCTTGTCCAGTTGCGTCGGCAGCGAGCTGTTGAGCGAAGCTTTTCCGCTCAGGACAGCGGCGAGTGCCTTGGCGGCGGCCAGACGCGGGTTCATTGAGCGTCCGCCGCTTGACCGAGCACGGTCCCGGTGGCGAATTTCTCACGACGGCTGTTGAACAGGTCGCTGAAGTTCAGTGCCTTGCCGCCGGGCAATTGCAGGCGAGTCAGGCACAGCGCCTGTTCGCAGCAAGCGACGATCAGGCCGTCCTTGCTGGCGCTGAGGATTTCACCCGGTGCGCCTTTGCCTTCGGCCAGGTTCGCCGCCAGCACTTTCAGGGCTTCGCCGTTCAGCGTGCTGTGGGTGATCGGCCACGGGTTGAAGGCGCGCACCAGACGCTCCAGCTCAACAGCCGGGCGAGTCCAGTCGATGCGCGCTTCTTCCTTGTTCAATTTGTGCGCGTAGGTGGCGAGGCTGTCGTCCTGCACTTCGCCTTCCAGCGTCCCGGCAGCGAGGCCGGCAATCGCCTGAACCACGGCCGGTGGACCCATTTCGGCCAGACGGTCGTGGAGGCTGCCGCCAGTGTCTTCGACGCTGATCGGCGTGGTGACTTTCAGCAGCATCGGCCCGGTGTCGAGGCCGGCTTCCATGCGCATCACGGTCACGCCACTTTCAGCGTCGCCCGCTTCCACGGCACGCTGGATCGGCGCCGCACCGCGCCAGCGCGGCAGCAGCGAAGCATGACTGTTGATGCAACCCAGACGCGGAATATCCAGTACCACTTGCGGCAGGATCAGGCCGTAGGCGACCACCACCATCAAGTCCGGCTTCAGTGCTGCCAGTTCAGCCTGAGCGTCTTCGTTGCGCAGGGTTGGCGGTTGCAGCACCGGGATGTTGTTTTCCAGGGCCAACTGCTTGACCGGGCTCGGCATCAGTTTTTGCCCGCGACCGGCCGGACGATCCGGTTGGGTGTAGACCGCGACGATCTCGTAAGGGCTGCTCAGCAGGGCCTTGAGGTGTTCGGCGGCGAATTCCGGGGTGCCGGCAAAGACAATGCGCAGTGGCTCAGTCATTCATGAAGTCTCTTGAAAAGAAAAAGGCTTGCCGCAGCAAGCCTTTGAAGATGGGCATCAAGCGTTCTGGCGATGAAGCTTTTCCAGTTTCTTCTTGATGCGGTCGCGTTTGAGCGTGGACAGGTAATCGACGAACAATTTGCCATTGAGGTGGTCGCATTCGTGCTGGATGCACACCGCGAGCAAATCTTCGGCGATCAGTTCGTAAGGCTTGCCGTCGCGGTCCAGCGCCTTGACCTTGACCCGTTGCGGGCGATCGACGTTTTCGTAGAAGCCCGGCACGGAAAGGCAGCCTTCCTGATACTGGCCCATGTCGTCGGTCAGCGGTTCGAGCTCGGGGTTGATGAACACTCGCGGCTCGGTGCGGTCTTCGGAAAGGTCCATCACGACGATACGTTTGTGCACGTTGACCTGGGTCGCGGCGAGGCCGATGCCCGGTGCCTCATACATTGTTTCAAACATGTCGTCGACCAACTGACGCACTTCGTCGTCCACTACGGCCACCGGTTTGGCGATAGTGCGCAGGCGCGGGTCAGGGAATTCGAGGATGTTCAAAATGGCCATAAGCTTGATGACTGCACGTGTGAAGTAAGGTCGGGGCGGTGGCCTGGCGGGTCCGAAGATGCAGGCTACCTTTGTAAAACGTAGCTCCCTTCTCTTCATAAGCAAGCCGGGAGCGAGCCACTGACGGCTCTGGCGTTTCACGCGAACGTACATAATAAAGGGATTCACCGCATGAGGAAATCACTACTCGCCTTGCTCCTTCTGGCCTCGGCAGGTTGGGCGCACGGGCAAGTGCCACCCAAGGAACATATTCCGACCATAAAACTGTCGCCACAGGTGCGCACCAGCCCGGTAACCGAGGCCATCCCGAGCATTGCGCTGAAGTCGATCAACAGCTTTCTGCTCAGCAACCGCATCGTCGACAAGGCCGAGGATTTCGACAAGGCGCCCTACATCGTGGCCGGTGATGCCGAACGGGTGCTCAGCGGCACCGGTGATCGCGTCTTCGCCCGCGGTCACTTCGACCCGGCGCAACCGGTGTACGGCATCTTCCGCCAGGGCAAGGTCTACACCGATCCGCAGACCCGGGAGTTTCTGGGGATCAACGCCGATGACATCGGTGGCGGCGAGATCGTTGCCACCGAAGGCGACGTCGCCACATTGAGTTTGCAACGCACAACCCAGGAAGTGCGCCTCGGCGACCGTTTGTTCAGCGGCGAAGAGCGTTCGATCAATTCGACGTTCACGCCCAGCGAACCGCGCAGCGAAATCAATGGCCTGATCATCGATGTACCGCGCGGCGTGACGCAGATCGGAGCCATGGACGTGGTCACGTTGAACAAGGGGCAACGTGATGGCCTCGCCGAAGGCAATATGCTGGTGGTGATGAAGACCGGCGAAACCGTGCGCGACCGGATCACTGGCCAGCCGCTGAAGGTTCCGGATGAACGTGCCGGCCTGCTGATGGTTTTCCGTACCTACGACAAGCTCAGTTACGGACTGGTGCTCAACGCTTCGCGCTCGCTGGCGGTGATGGACAAGGTGCGAAATCCGTAAGCTTGCTTCACAAGTTACCAACAGAGTTATCCACAGCTTATTCCCGCTTGGACGGGTGCTTATAACGATCAAGGACGATCCATGTCACTGCCTACTGTTGCACCGGTTTCCCCTGCGGAACTGGAAGCTCGTTTACGCTTGCACCGTTTGCCGGAACTCGGCCCGGCGCGGTTCAAGAAGTTGCTGGAAGCCTTCGGCTCGGCGTCCAAAGCCATCAGCGCACCAGCCAGTGCCTGGCGTGCCCTGGGTTTGCCGCTGGCATGTTCCGATGCCAGGCGCTGCGCTGAAATTCGCGATGGTGCGAGCCATGCATTGGCCTGGCTAGAGCGTCCGGCCCAGCATTTATTGATGTGGGACCAGCCTGACTACCCGGCGCTGCTCGCAGAAATCAGCGATGCCCCGCCGATGTTATTTGTGGCGGGCGATCCGCGCATCCTGGAAAAACCACAGCTGGCGATGGTCGGCAGTCGCCGCGCTTCAAGGCCGGGCATGGACACCGCCGCTGCTTTTTCCCGCAGTCTGGCCGGTGCCGGTTTTGTCATCACCAGCGGTCTGGCGCTGGGCATCGACGCCGCGGCGCATCAGGCGGCGCTGGACGTTGGCGGGCAAACGATCGGCGTGCTCGGCACGGGGCTGGAAAAGTTTTATCCACAGCGCAATCGACGACTGGCGGACGCCATGATCGCGTCAGGCAGCGCGGTGCTTTCGGAGTTCCCGCTGGACACTGGCCCCAGCGCCAGCAACTTCCCGCGACGCAATCGCATCATCAGTGGTTTGTCCCTGG of the Pseudomonas sp. MAG733B genome contains:
- the def gene encoding peptide deformylase, with product MAILNILEFPDPRLRTIAKPVAVVDDEVRQLVDDMFETMYEAPGIGLAATQVNVHKRIVVMDLSEDRTEPRVFINPELEPLTDDMGQYQEGCLSVPGFYENVDRPQRVKVKALDRDGKPYELIAEDLLAVCIQHECDHLNGKLFVDYLSTLKRDRIKKKLEKLHRQNA
- a CDS encoding PilZ domain-containing protein, which gives rise to MSEHRKSFRIKITHESLGECLGQTRNLSTTGVYVKHPALSALPRGAVVYGQVQDLPTGAPRVRMEVVQVDAEGIGLRYI
- the fmt gene encoding methionyl-tRNA formyltransferase codes for the protein MTEPLRIVFAGTPEFAAEHLKALLSSPYEIVAVYTQPDRPAGRGQKLMPSPVKQLALENNIPVLQPPTLRNEDAQAELAALKPDLMVVVAYGLILPQVVLDIPRLGCINSHASLLPRWRGAAPIQRAVEAGDAESGVTVMRMEAGLDTGPMLLKVTTPISVEDTGGSLHDRLAEMGPPAVVQAIAGLAAGTLEGEVQDDSLATYAHKLNKEEARIDWTRPAVELERLVRAFNPWPITHSTLNGEALKVLAANLAEGKGAPGEILSASKDGLIVACCEQALCLTRLQLPGGKALNFSDLFNSRREKFATGTVLGQAADAQ
- the trkA gene encoding Trk system potassium transporter TrkA, with product MKIIILGAGQVGGSLAEHLASEANDITVVDTDGERLRDLGDRLDIRTVQGRGSFPTVLRQAGADDADMLVAVTNSDETNMVACQVAHTLFHTPTKIARVREAAYLTREEQLFQNEAIPVDVLISPEQVVTNYIKRLIQHPGALQVIDFAEGKAQLVAVRAYYGGPLVGQQLRQLREHMPNVETRVAAIFRRDRPILPQGDTVIEADDEVFFIAAKANIRAVMSEMRRLDETYKRIVIAGGGQIGERLAEAIESRYQVKIIEMNPARCRHLSDHLDSTVVLQGSASDRDLLLEENIADADLFLALTNDDEANIMSSLLAKRLGAKKVMTIINNPAYVDLIQGGDIDIAISPQLATIGTLLAHVRRGDIVSVHSLRRGAAEAIEAIAHGDSKSSKVIGKAIENIGLPPGTTIGAIIRDEEVIIAHDDTVIETGDHVILFLVDKKHIRDVEKLFHVGLSFF
- the glyS gene encoding glycine--tRNA ligase subunit beta, whose translation is MSALDFLVELGTEELPPKALNTLAEAFLAGIDKGLQAAGLNYETKTVYAAPRRLAVLITSLATQQPDRSINLDGPPRQAAFDAEGNPTQAALGFAKKCGVDLSEIDQSGPKLRYSQSIAGKPTASLLPTIVEDSLNDLPIPKRMRWGARKEEFVRPTQWLVMLLGDQVVDCTILAQKAGRDSRGHRFHHPENVRIGSPSSYLSDLRAAYVLADANERREIISKRTEELATRQEGTAIVPPALLDEVTALVEWPVPLVCSFEERFLDVPQEALITTMQDNQKYFCLLDADGKLLPRFITVANIESKDPQQIIAGNEKVVRPRLTDAEFFFKQDKKQKLEDFNLRLQNVVFQEKLGSVYDKAERVSKLAAYIAARIGGNASWAARAGLLSKCDLATEMVGEFPEMQGVAGYYYALNDGEPEDVALALNEQYMPRGAGAELPSTLTGAAVAIADKLDTLVGIFGIGMLPTGSKDPYALRRAALGVLRILIEKQLDLDLNDAVAFAVAAFGAKVKAAGLNDSVLEFIFDRLRARYEDEGVDVATYLSVRALKPGSALDFDQRVQAVEAFRKLPEAAALAAVNKRVSNLLSKVEGSVPTVVEAKYFDNANEFSLYSAIQQADQAVQPMAAARQYSESLARLAALREPVDAFFEAVMVNAEDAKVRANRYALLARLRGLFLGVADISLLG
- the tag gene encoding DNA-3-methyladenine glycosylase I, yielding MPRCFWCSEDPLYMAYHDQEWGTPLRDAQGLFELLLLEGFQAGLSWITVLRKREHYRQVMFGFDVQRVAQMSDAEIDELMLDPGIIRNRLKLNAARRNAQAWLALEDPVAFLWSFVGGTPVINHFKDRSEVPAVTPTAVEMSKGLKEAGFTFVGPTICYALMQASGMVMDHTRDCDRYAQLANGG
- a CDS encoding peptidoglycan-binding protein; the protein is MRKSLLALLLLASAGWAHGQVPPKEHIPTIKLSPQVRTSPVTEAIPSIALKSINSFLLSNRIVDKAEDFDKAPYIVAGDAERVLSGTGDRVFARGHFDPAQPVYGIFRQGKVYTDPQTREFLGINADDIGGGEIVATEGDVATLSLQRTTQEVRLGDRLFSGEERSINSTFTPSEPRSEINGLIIDVPRGVTQIGAMDVVTLNKGQRDGLAEGNMLVVMKTGETVRDRITGQPLKVPDERAGLLMVFRTYDKLSYGLVLNASRSLAVMDKVRNP
- the rsmB gene encoding 16S rRNA (cytosine(967)-C(5))-methyltransferase RsmB; this translates as MNPRLAAAKALAAVLSGKASLNSSLPTQLDKVEDRDRGFTQDLAFGTARWQPRLSALAEKLLQKPFKAADADVEALLLVGLYQLLYTRVPAHAAIGETVGCADKLKKPWAKALLNAVLRNAQRESETIFAELERDPVVRTAHPRWLQKSLKAFWPEQWEAICAANNAHPPMILRVNRRHHTRDAYLGLLTDAGIAAAPCVYSRDGIVLEAAADVRSLPGFAEGWISVQDEAAQLAADLLDLAPGQRVLDACCAPGGKTCHILEAEPGLAGVVAVDLEAKRLVRVRENLERLKLSAELIAADGRDTQAWWDGKPFQRILLDAPCSATGVIRRHPDIKLTRQPDDIAALAVLQGELLDAMWITLEVGGILLYATCSTLPTENTEVIEAFLARTPGARELDLATAAGIKQPHGRQLLAQEGGHDGFYYAKLIKIAAARG
- a CDS encoding lysophospholipid acyltransferase — its product is MDKFKGALLVGALRLFALLPWRAVQAVGSAIGWMMWKFPNRSRDVVRINLSKCFPDMDPAERERLVGQSLKDIGKSLTESACAWIWPAQRSIDLVREVEGLDVLKDALASGKGVVGITSHLGNWEVLNHFYCSQCKPIIFYRPPKLKAVDELLQKQRVQLGNKVAASTKEGILSVIKEVRKGGAVGIPADPEPAESAGIFVPFFATQALTSKFVPNMLAGGKAVGVFLHALRLPDGSGYKVILEAAPEAMYSTDTAESCAAMSKVVERYVRAYPSQYMWSMKRFKKRPPGEERWY
- the glyQ gene encoding glycine--tRNA ligase subunit alpha — translated: MSQPTPAVRTFQDLILALQQYWAEQGCVVLQPYDMEVGAGTFHTATFLRAIGPETWNAAYVQPSRRPTDGRYGENPNRLQHYYQFQVVLKPNPDNFQELYLGSLKHVGLDPLVHDIRFVEDNWESPTLGAWGLGWEVWLNGMEVTQFTYFQQAGGIECYPVTGEITYGLERLAMYLQGVDSVYDLVWADGPFGKVTYGDVFHQNEVEQSTYNFEHANVEKLFELFDFYESEAKRLIELDQPLPLPSYEMVLKASHTFNLLDARRAISVTARQQYILRVRTLARSVAQAYLLARAKLGFPMATPDLRDEVLAKLEAAQ
- the dprA gene encoding DNA-processing protein DprA, whose translation is MSLPTVAPVSPAELEARLRLHRLPELGPARFKKLLEAFGSASKAISAPASAWRALGLPLACSDARRCAEIRDGASHALAWLERPAQHLLMWDQPDYPALLAEISDAPPMLFVAGDPRILEKPQLAMVGSRRASRPGMDTAAAFSRSLAGAGFVITSGLALGIDAAAHQAALDVGGQTIGVLGTGLEKFYPQRNRRLADAMIASGSAVLSEFPLDTGPSASNFPRRNRIISGLSLGVLVVEASVASGSLITARLAAEQGREVYAIPGSIHHPGAKGCHQLIRDGAVLVETVEHILEALRGWQQLSLSTETPNVNTRHPLLKLLHAAPHTSEALADASGWTLPKVLVALTELEMDGSAVCENGRWFARVS
- a CDS encoding tetratricopeptide repeat protein; this encodes MMIESLEKMLAKGVDNSLLRFGLGKGYLDLGENAKAAEHFQRCVEIDPKYSAAWKLLGKAHLSLADHAAARLAWEQGLEAARNHGDKQAEKEMTVFLKKLDRADQI